A region from the Lolium perenne isolate Kyuss_39 chromosome 4, Kyuss_2.0, whole genome shotgun sequence genome encodes:
- the LOC127294852 gene encoding uncharacterized protein: MEIEFCTTWSPLFCPKGLAENASPSCVILTIEQHKHMQVWIDYLKVVTDSDSPYYKQLQYECKIEKYRTSPTFSSRPAVGREPETAACRRSCWAAAGDEATRPRRPLLSALPLLQVAMRPVRCLQLASPVLPISTIHYQSAWNKESRSKDRSWSCT; encoded by the exons ATGGAGATTGAATTCTGCACTACTTGGTCACCGTTATTCTGCCCAAAAG GTTTAGCTGAGAATGCCTCGCCATCTTGTGTCATTCTGACAATTGAGCAACATAAGCATATGCAAGTCTGGATCGATTACCTCAAGGTAGTGACTGATAGTGACTCGCCATATTACAAG CAACTTCAATACGAATGCAAGATTGAAAAGTACAGGACCTCACCGACATTCAGCAGTCGACCTGCTGTTGGACGAGAGCCTGAGACGGCGGCCTGTCGGCGGTCATGTTGGGCAGCAGCCGGCGACGAGGCGACCAGGCCCAGGCGTCCATTGCTCTCAGCACTGCCGCTGCTGCAAGTTGCCATGCGGCCGGTGCGCTGCCTCCAGCTAGCTTCTCCCGTCCTCCCAATCTCCACTATTCATTATCAATCTGCTTGGAataaagaatcaaggagcaaggaCAGAAGCTGGAGCTGCACGTGA